From the genome of Thermoflexus hugenholtzii, one region includes:
- a CDS encoding SelT/SelW/SelH family (seleno)protein, with product MLRVEIEYCAVUGYLPRAVRLTEELLKEFEGQVASWTLIPSSGGVFEVRVNGELVFSKKQLGRHAEVEEIRQALAARLRP from the coding sequence ATGCTGCGGGTGGAGATCGAGTATTGCGCGGTCTGAGGGTATCTCCCTCGAGCGGTCAGGTTGACCGAGGAGCTGTTGAAGGAGTTTGAGGGCCAGGTGGCCTCGTGGACGTTGATCCCCTCCAGCGGGGGCGTCTTCGAGGTCCGGGTGAACGGGGAGCTGGTGTTCTCGAAGAAGCAGCTGGGGCGTCACGCGGAGGTGGAGGAGATCCGCCAGGCGCTGGCGGCCCGGCTGCGCCCATAA
- a CDS encoding TIGR01906 family membrane protein, whose amino-acid sequence MLSRVLSAIVVISVPVVLLLLNVRLLMNDWFIRLEYARPDFPPDLYGMSREERLSLALTGLRSVTQPPGASILREVRFADGRPAFNEREVRHMQDVYVLQGLAFRVGGILTLLLLGAWLCLWFSPGTRTLAWRSLGWGGWLTLGLVLLLTLGFALAFDTAFTLFHRLFFEGDTWLFLPSDTLIRLYPEKFWFDAALFIGGLTMLEAAVLILVTRGRPAS is encoded by the coding sequence ATGCTTTCCCGGGTGCTGTCGGCGATCGTGGTGATCTCTGTGCCGGTTGTGCTGCTTCTCCTCAACGTCCGGTTGCTGATGAACGACTGGTTCATCCGGCTGGAATACGCCCGCCCGGATTTCCCGCCCGACCTTTATGGGATGAGCCGGGAGGAGCGGCTTTCGCTGGCCCTCACCGGCCTGCGCTCCGTCACTCAGCCCCCTGGGGCCAGCATCCTGCGGGAGGTCCGGTTCGCCGACGGACGGCCGGCCTTCAACGAGCGGGAGGTCCGCCACATGCAGGATGTCTACGTCCTGCAGGGCCTCGCCTTCCGGGTCGGTGGGATCCTGACGCTGCTTCTATTGGGCGCGTGGCTGTGCCTGTGGTTCTCCCCGGGAACCCGAACCCTGGCCTGGCGCAGCCTGGGCTGGGGCGGCTGGCTCACCCTGGGGCTGGTGCTGCTGCTCACCCTGGGTTTCGCCCTGGCCTTCGACACCGCCTTCACCCTGTTCCACCGCTTGTTCTTTGAAGGGGACACCTGGCTCTTCCTCCCCAGCGACACCCTGATCCGCCTGTATCCGGAGAAGTTCTGGTTCGACGCAGCCCTCTTCATCGGCGGGCTGACTATGCTGGAGGCCGCCGTGTTGATCCTGGTCACACGGGGGCGGCCGGCGTCCTGA
- a CDS encoding Asp23/Gls24 family envelope stress response protein, which produces MHEQSALGRIEVLPSAIATVVARALTQCYGVVGLAPHRMTDAVANFFAPDARRSIQIRERPEGLVIDVYLILAYGVRLIAVAHSVQQAIKYQVERIVGLPVAEVNVHIQGLQAPPSSRPGRG; this is translated from the coding sequence ATGCACGAACAGAGCGCGCTGGGACGAATTGAGGTCCTGCCTTCCGCGATCGCGACGGTGGTCGCCCGGGCTCTCACCCAGTGCTACGGGGTGGTGGGGCTGGCTCCCCATCGGATGACCGATGCGGTGGCCAACTTCTTCGCGCCCGACGCCCGGCGCAGCATCCAGATCCGGGAACGGCCGGAAGGCCTAGTCATCGACGTGTATCTCATCCTGGCCTACGGCGTCCGCCTGATCGCCGTCGCCCACAGCGTCCAGCAGGCCATCAAATATCAGGTGGAGCGCATCGTCGGGCTGCCGGTCGCCGAGGTGAACGTCCACATCCAGGGCCTGCAAGCACCGCCCTCCTCCCGCCCGGGGAGGGGATGA
- a CDS encoding DAK2 domain-containing protein — protein MEAGETRPIRRPLHEVDGQTFKRMIRAGLLWLRRHHHLVNALNVFPVPDGDTGTNMLLTMEAAWQEIAGMSDREIGAVLQRMARGALMGARGNSGVILSQIWRGMAEALDHRPTMTAEDLARALQEATRTAYRGVMRPVEGTILTVIREASEAAAEALGRGADIVELLEQVVHRAREAVRRTPELLPILKAAGVVDSGGQGLYLILEGMLRDLRGEPVEPEEPTAESLPSGAPAAQALEPGAEGYGYDVQFILVGRNLDVQRIRRDLEAMGDSVLVVGDANTVKVHIHVHDPGRPLSYAVRWGSLRDVVVEDMQAQYEAFIRERAQTPESPAPRVAPGQVATLVVVPSAGWGRIFESLGASAVLPGGPTMNPSAQQFIERLEALPTDRIIVLPNHPNVMMAAQQAAQLTPGKRVEILPARTLPQGVAAMVAYRPEADLEDNRRAMEEAMGRVRSGALTRATRDAVLEGVTVRQGQWIGLVEDHLVAAGDDLEAVAGKTLEEMGAASAELITLYVGTEAEPDQTASLAEAIRRRYPDCQVEIVEAGQPHYPYILSAE, from the coding sequence GTGGAGGCCGGAGAGACTCGACCCATCCGCCGTCCGCTGCACGAGGTGGATGGGCAGACTTTCAAACGAATGATCCGGGCCGGGTTGCTCTGGCTCCGCCGGCACCACCACCTGGTAAACGCCCTGAACGTGTTCCCGGTGCCGGACGGGGACACGGGGACGAACATGCTCCTGACCATGGAGGCGGCCTGGCAGGAGATCGCTGGGATGTCGGACCGGGAGATCGGTGCCGTCCTCCAGCGGATGGCCCGCGGGGCCCTGATGGGCGCCCGGGGGAACTCCGGGGTGATCCTCTCTCAAATCTGGCGCGGGATGGCGGAGGCCCTGGATCACCGCCCCACGATGACGGCCGAGGATCTGGCTCGGGCCCTCCAGGAAGCCACCCGCACGGCCTATCGAGGGGTGATGAGGCCGGTGGAGGGAACCATCCTCACGGTGATCCGCGAGGCCAGCGAGGCCGCCGCGGAAGCCCTGGGCCGGGGCGCGGACATCGTGGAGCTGCTGGAGCAGGTGGTTCATCGCGCGCGCGAAGCGGTGCGCCGCACCCCCGAGCTGCTTCCGATCCTGAAGGCGGCGGGCGTGGTGGATTCGGGCGGACAGGGCCTTTACCTGATCCTGGAGGGGATGTTGCGCGATCTGCGCGGGGAGCCCGTGGAGCCGGAAGAACCGACGGCGGAGTCCCTGCCCTCCGGCGCCCCGGCCGCTCAGGCGCTGGAGCCCGGCGCGGAGGGCTACGGCTATGACGTCCAGTTCATCCTGGTCGGCCGAAATCTGGACGTCCAGCGGATCCGCCGCGACCTGGAGGCGATGGGCGACAGCGTCCTGGTCGTAGGGGATGCCAACACGGTCAAGGTCCACATCCATGTCCATGACCCTGGCCGCCCGCTGAGCTACGCCGTGCGATGGGGGAGCCTGCGGGATGTGGTGGTGGAGGACATGCAGGCTCAGTATGAGGCGTTCATCCGGGAGCGGGCGCAGACCCCAGAGTCCCCCGCCCCACGGGTGGCGCCCGGCCAGGTGGCCACCCTGGTGGTGGTCCCCAGCGCCGGCTGGGGACGGATCTTCGAGAGCCTGGGGGCCAGCGCGGTTCTGCCCGGCGGGCCTACCATGAACCCCAGCGCCCAGCAGTTCATAGAACGCCTGGAAGCCCTCCCCACGGATCGGATCATCGTGCTGCCGAACCATCCGAACGTGATGATGGCCGCTCAGCAGGCAGCCCAATTGACCCCCGGGAAGCGGGTGGAGATCCTGCCGGCCCGCACCCTTCCCCAGGGGGTGGCCGCCATGGTCGCCTACCGGCCGGAAGCGGATCTCGAGGACAACCGGCGGGCGATGGAGGAGGCCATGGGCCGGGTGCGCAGCGGCGCCCTTACCCGGGCCACTCGGGATGCCGTGCTGGAGGGCGTGACCGTCCGCCAGGGCCAGTGGATCGGACTGGTCGAGGATCACCTGGTGGCCGCCGGGGACGACCTGGAAGCGGTGGCCGGAAAGACCCTGGAGGAAATGGGCGCGGCCTCCGCCGAGCTGATCACTCTCTACGTCGGCACCGAGGCGGAGCCCGACCAGACCGCCTCCCTGGCGGAGGCCATCCGGAGGCGTTATCCGGATTGCCAGGTTGAGATCGTGGAAGCGGGGCAACCTCATTATCCTTATATTCTGAGCGCGGAATAG
- the nfi gene encoding deoxyribonuclease V (cleaves DNA at apurinic or apyrimidinic sites), whose product MPLPVRHPHPWNVSPEEAVAIQQRLREQVIREGPMPGPGTVIVGVDVGFRGELARAAAVAVRFPDLTPLAQAVAEVPVTFPYIPGLLAFREAPAILAALERLSLSPQVLMVDGHGISHPRRMGIATHLGVYLDLPSIGCAKSKLWGRYEMPPDEPGAWSPLWDGEEMIGAVLRTQAGASPVFVSIGHRISLENAIATVMACVRGHRLPEPTRLAHLAAGGADVLAAGRQPRLL is encoded by the coding sequence ATGCCCCTGCCGGTTCGTCATCCCCATCCATGGAACGTCTCCCCTGAGGAGGCCGTGGCGATCCAGCAACGGCTGCGCGAACAGGTGATCCGTGAGGGGCCCATGCCGGGGCCGGGGACGGTCATCGTAGGGGTCGACGTGGGCTTCCGCGGGGAGCTCGCCCGCGCTGCCGCCGTTGCGGTCCGCTTTCCGGATCTCACTCCGCTGGCCCAGGCGGTGGCGGAGGTCCCGGTGACCTTTCCCTACATCCCGGGCCTGCTGGCCTTCCGGGAGGCCCCCGCCATCCTCGCCGCTCTGGAGCGCCTGTCGCTCTCCCCGCAGGTGCTGATGGTGGATGGCCATGGGATCTCCCATCCCCGGCGGATGGGGATCGCCACCCATCTGGGGGTCTATCTGGATCTTCCCTCCATCGGGTGTGCGAAGTCGAAACTGTGGGGGCGCTATGAGATGCCGCCGGATGAGCCTGGCGCATGGTCACCGCTTTGGGATGGAGAGGAGATGATCGGGGCAGTCCTGCGCACCCAGGCCGGAGCCTCCCCGGTGTTCGTCTCCATCGGCCACCGGATCTCGCTGGAGAACGCCATCGCCACGGTGATGGCCTGTGTGCGGGGCCACCGGCTGCCGGAGCCCACCCGACTGGCTCACCTGGCCGCTGGCGGAGCCGACGTCCTCGCCGCCGGCCGTCAGCCTCGTCTGTTGTAA
- a CDS encoding O-antigen ligase: MALGTGALTLLGPDPRILGGVLLALLLFIGILWVPEAGLGLALIAGPFAPLENEIARPPLNSAQIFLGLALLAWTWRGLARRDLRVPSWGWGWAYGLYLGYTLLSLLWAASWEEGLPEWIKWAQIGLVVILVRTAQPPVQRGLLGAALLSGALQAGVGLWQAVLRGTGPEHFRLPGLPFYRAYGTFQQPNPFAGMMGLIAPVALGLGWSLWRDPEIQRWRWARPVGLGALGVGILSLLGLLASWSRGAWLGAGMAGLVLLLMLPARARHGLAIGSLLMLLSALAWTAGMIPTPIQARLAGALEEIQVADVRGVEVTEANFAVIERLAHWQAAVEMFQARPWLGVGFGNYAAAYPAYALIRWPNPLGHAHNIYLNVAAETGLIGLALYLLLWAVIGARTWAAWRGNVGWRRGLAAGLMAAWAHLHVHHFFDNLYVANLPLLLALYGAWAEILISEGKPGKRG; the protein is encoded by the coding sequence ATGGCCCTCGGAACGGGCGCGCTGACGCTGCTCGGCCCGGATCCCCGGATCCTCGGGGGGGTCCTCCTGGCCCTCCTTCTGTTCATCGGGATCCTGTGGGTCCCGGAGGCCGGGCTGGGGCTGGCGCTGATCGCCGGACCTTTCGCCCCCCTGGAGAACGAGATCGCCCGTCCTCCCCTCAACAGCGCCCAGATCTTCCTCGGCCTGGCGCTGCTGGCCTGGACCTGGAGGGGGCTGGCCCGCCGGGATCTGCGCGTCCCCTCCTGGGGTTGGGGATGGGCTTACGGGCTCTACCTGGGATACACCCTTCTCTCCCTGCTGTGGGCTGCTTCCTGGGAGGAAGGGCTGCCGGAGTGGATCAAGTGGGCCCAGATCGGGCTGGTGGTGATCCTGGTTCGAACAGCCCAGCCTCCCGTTCAGCGCGGGCTCCTGGGGGCGGCGCTCCTCTCCGGCGCCCTTCAGGCCGGCGTTGGGCTCTGGCAAGCGGTCCTGCGGGGGACAGGCCCGGAACACTTCCGCCTCCCTGGGCTTCCCTTCTACCGGGCCTATGGGACCTTCCAGCAGCCCAATCCCTTCGCCGGGATGATGGGGTTGATCGCCCCGGTGGCCCTGGGGCTGGGATGGAGCCTGTGGCGGGATCCGGAGATACAGCGCTGGAGGTGGGCCCGGCCTGTCGGGTTGGGCGCGCTGGGGGTGGGCATTCTATCCCTCCTCGGCCTGCTGGCCTCGTGGTCCCGGGGGGCGTGGCTGGGGGCTGGGATGGCCGGGCTGGTTTTGTTGCTGATGCTGCCGGCCCGCGCCCGCCACGGGCTGGCCATCGGGAGCCTCCTCATGCTGCTGAGCGCGCTGGCCTGGACCGCCGGGATGATCCCGACGCCGATCCAGGCCCGGCTGGCCGGAGCCCTGGAGGAGATCCAGGTGGCGGATGTGCGGGGGGTGGAGGTGACCGAGGCGAACTTCGCGGTGATCGAGCGGCTGGCCCACTGGCAGGCGGCCGTGGAGATGTTTCAGGCTCGCCCCTGGCTGGGGGTGGGGTTCGGGAACTACGCCGCCGCCTACCCGGCCTACGCGCTGATCCGCTGGCCGAACCCTCTGGGACATGCCCACAACATCTATCTGAACGTAGCGGCCGAAACCGGCCTTATCGGGCTGGCCCTCTATCTGCTGCTCTGGGCCGTGATCGGGGCCCGGACCTGGGCGGCGTGGCGGGGGAATGTGGGATGGCGGCGCGGGCTGGCGGCCGGGCTGATGGCCGCCTGGGCGCATTTGCATGTTCACCATTTCTTCGATAACCTGTATGTGGCCAACCTGCCCCTGTTGCTGGCCCTCTACGGAGCGTGGGCCGAGATCCTGATCTCAGAGGGGAAACCGGGAAAGAGGGGCTAA
- a CDS encoding 4a-hydroxytetrahydrobiopterin dehydratase, which produces MELTEMKCVPCRGGEPPLTEEEIAAWLPHVPGWQIVVREGIPQLERTFRFPNFREALTFTLQVGELAEAEGHHPVLVTRWGSVTVIWWTHKIRGLHRNDFIMAAKTDALFARRSGGS; this is translated from the coding sequence ATGGAATTGACCGAAATGAAATGTGTGCCGTGCCGGGGCGGGGAGCCTCCGTTGACGGAGGAGGAGATCGCCGCCTGGCTTCCTCATGTCCCGGGATGGCAGATCGTGGTGCGCGAGGGGATCCCCCAGCTGGAGCGGACCTTCCGCTTCCCCAACTTCCGGGAGGCCCTAACGTTCACCCTTCAGGTGGGCGAGCTGGCGGAGGCCGAGGGCCATCACCCCGTCCTGGTCACCCGTTGGGGGTCCGTCACCGTGATCTGGTGGACCCATAAGATCCGTGGGTTGCATCGGAACGACTTCATCATGGCCGCGAAGACCGACGCCCTCTTCGCCCGGCGGTCCGGAGGATCGTGA
- a CDS encoding GtrA family protein, producing MERKEVIRFAAIDLVPPTYRKELRRFLKFCVVGTVGFIVDTGLLNGLIFLGGVIPVIAKAISFIAAVTNNFLWNRYWTYPESRSKPLWQQISQFFVVNTAGLGINLMVFGTASAFLIPRLGMKWGVNLSQILAVGVALFWNFFVNRFWTFNDVP from the coding sequence GTGGAGAGAAAAGAGGTCATCCGCTTCGCCGCCATCGATCTCGTCCCCCCGACTTATCGAAAAGAGTTGCGTCGGTTCCTGAAGTTCTGCGTGGTGGGGACAGTAGGGTTCATCGTGGACACCGGGCTCCTGAACGGGTTGATCTTCCTGGGCGGGGTGATCCCGGTGATCGCCAAGGCGATCTCTTTCATCGCCGCGGTGACCAACAATTTCCTGTGGAACCGTTACTGGACTTACCCGGAGTCCCGCTCCAAGCCCCTCTGGCAGCAGATCTCCCAGTTCTTTGTGGTGAACACCGCGGGGCTGGGGATCAACCTGATGGTGTTCGGGACGGCCTCCGCCTTTCTGATCCCCCGTCTGGGGATGAAATGGGGGGTGAACCTGTCTCAGATCCTCGCCGTGGGGGTCGCCCTCTTCTGGAATTTCTTCGTGAACCGCTTCTGGACTTTCAACGACGTCCCCTGA
- a CDS encoding response regulator: MAETILVVDDDLQTVKLISLLLQRKGYRILPATSGAQALAKAETEQPDLIILDVMMPDMDGLEVCRRLRANPRTSAIPILMFTAKTAVGDKIAGFQAGADDYLTKPVHPAELISRVEALLQRAARLKAEATARVHAATIGFLGVKGGVGTSTVALNTAVTLALGGGHLPPTVRTPPPDFRSPQVLLADLAPHGGLAHLLRLSQALGLPSVLAYPPQELDPPTIGKHLTPHVSGLRMLLTPYTPRPVMLSAAHIRVIARHLAALGDYVIFEMGHTLDDGARALLGELRYLVLVMEPTSLCLLHARELIQVLLQVGWVPQQLGLVVVNRAASGIALTRRQIEEALSLEPIGFISPAPELAHQAVDQGVPMVMMQPEGLVAEQFRELARRLVALTR; the protein is encoded by the coding sequence ATGGCCGAGACGATCCTGGTGGTGGATGATGATCTGCAGACGGTGAAGCTGATCAGCCTCCTGTTGCAACGCAAAGGCTATCGGATCCTCCCGGCGACCAGCGGCGCCCAGGCCCTGGCCAAAGCGGAGACCGAGCAGCCGGACCTGATCATCCTGGACGTGATGATGCCGGATATGGATGGTCTGGAGGTCTGCCGGCGCCTGCGGGCCAACCCGCGCACCTCCGCCATCCCCATCCTGATGTTCACGGCGAAGACGGCGGTAGGGGATAAGATCGCCGGCTTTCAGGCCGGCGCGGATGATTACCTGACCAAGCCGGTGCATCCGGCGGAGTTGATCTCCCGCGTTGAGGCCCTGCTCCAGCGGGCCGCCCGCCTGAAGGCGGAGGCCACGGCGCGGGTGCATGCCGCCACCATCGGCTTCCTGGGCGTGAAAGGAGGGGTGGGGACCTCCACGGTCGCCTTGAACACGGCGGTGACCCTGGCACTGGGGGGCGGCCATCTGCCGCCCACGGTGCGCACGCCGCCCCCGGATTTCCGATCCCCCCAGGTGCTTCTCGCCGACCTGGCTCCCCATGGCGGCCTGGCGCATTTGCTCCGCCTCTCTCAGGCCCTGGGGTTGCCCAGTGTCCTGGCGTATCCCCCCCAGGAGCTGGACCCTCCGACGATCGGGAAGCACCTGACCCCTCACGTCAGCGGGCTGCGCATGCTGCTGACCCCTTACACGCCCCGGCCGGTCATGCTCTCCGCCGCCCACATCCGGGTCATCGCCCGCCACCTGGCCGCCCTCGGCGATTACGTGATCTTCGAGATGGGACATACCCTGGATGATGGGGCGCGGGCCCTGCTGGGGGAGCTGCGGTATCTGGTCCTGGTTATGGAGCCGACCTCCCTGTGTCTCCTCCACGCTCGGGAATTGATCCAGGTCCTGCTCCAGGTCGGCTGGGTCCCGCAACAGCTCGGTCTGGTGGTGGTCAACCGGGCCGCCTCGGGGATCGCCCTGACCCGGCGCCAGATCGAGGAGGCCCTCTCCCTGGAGCCCATCGGCTTCATCTCCCCGGCTCCCGAGCTGGCCCATCAGGCGGTCGATCAAGGGGTGCCGATGGTGATGATGCAGCCGGAGGGTCTGGTGGCGGAGCAGTTCCGGGAGCTCGCCCGACGTCTGGTCGCGCTGACGAGGTGA
- a CDS encoding DegV family protein, whose amino-acid sequence MPVRVLVDSAALLNAPDLPGELLIRIPLTIRADHRAFREGIDEIPPDLWPPADRSIGFRLEPPGEEALRELYLRLAPGTSAIVAVLHSGRLSPLVAQAQAAASAVLGRCPVHVLDTQTLGAGQGWMAETALRLAAQGQPAEEIVRRLRGMLSRIYTVFITESLEPLERNRLLSKTQRILGTMLGIRPFLMMEEGALLPLEKARSTEKALEKLLEFAAEFSRAERVAVLYGPARAPQEAHAFAQRLQEVLRARELRVYPYGPSLAAWIGFDGLGVTIQE is encoded by the coding sequence ATGCCGGTGCGGGTGCTGGTAGATAGCGCGGCCCTTCTGAACGCTCCCGACCTGCCGGGGGAGCTCCTGATCCGGATCCCCCTGACCATCCGGGCGGATCACCGGGCGTTTCGGGAAGGGATCGACGAGATCCCGCCGGATCTGTGGCCGCCGGCGGATCGTTCGATCGGTTTCCGTCTGGAACCGCCGGGCGAGGAGGCGCTGCGGGAGCTTTACCTTCGGCTGGCCCCCGGCACCTCCGCCATCGTAGCGGTGCTGCACTCCGGTCGGCTTTCGCCGCTGGTGGCCCAGGCCCAGGCTGCCGCCTCGGCGGTGCTGGGACGGTGCCCGGTGCATGTGCTGGACACCCAGACGCTGGGGGCGGGGCAGGGATGGATGGCGGAGACGGCGCTCCGGCTGGCCGCTCAGGGTCAGCCCGCAGAGGAGATCGTCCGACGCCTGCGGGGGATGCTCTCCCGGATCTACACGGTCTTCATCACCGAAAGCCTGGAGCCCCTGGAGCGGAACCGCTTGCTGAGCAAGACCCAGCGGATCCTGGGGACGATGCTGGGGATCCGCCCCTTCCTGATGATGGAAGAGGGAGCCCTGCTCCCTCTGGAGAAAGCGCGCTCTACGGAGAAGGCCCTGGAGAAGCTGCTGGAGTTCGCCGCGGAGTTCTCCCGGGCCGAACGGGTGGCGGTCCTGTATGGCCCGGCGCGCGCCCCTCAGGAGGCCCACGCTTTCGCCCAGCGCCTTCAGGAGGTCCTTCGGGCGCGGGAGCTCCGGGTGTATCCCTACGGGCCCTCCCTGGCCGCCTGGATCGGTTTCGACGGCCTGGGCGTGACCATCCAGGAGTAG
- a CDS encoding UDP-glucuronic acid decarboxylase family protein — translation MRILITGAAGFIGSHLCDRFIAKGHEVIGVDNFLTGNPDNIAHLMGHPRFRFIRHDVTHFLYVEGPLDAVLHFASPASPVDYLKYPIQTLKVGALGTHNTLGLARVKGARYMLASTSEVYGDPQVHPQPETYWGHVNPIGPRGVYDEAKRFAEAMVMAYHRVHGLRTRIVRIFNTYGPRMRLDDGRVVPNFIGQALRREPLTVYGDGSQTRSFCYIDDLVEGIVRLLEVEEPEPVNLGNPEEVSIRAFAEIINRLTGNPAGIRFLPDRRIPGDPQRRCPDITKARQRLGWSPQIPLEEGLRRTIRWFAERLQR, via the coding sequence ATGCGCATCCTGATCACCGGCGCCGCCGGCTTCATCGGATCCCACCTGTGCGATCGGTTCATCGCCAAGGGCCACGAGGTCATCGGGGTGGACAACTTCCTCACCGGGAACCCGGACAACATCGCCCATCTCATGGGGCATCCGCGCTTTCGCTTTATCCGGCATGACGTCACCCACTTCCTGTATGTGGAGGGCCCCCTGGACGCGGTGTTGCACTTCGCCTCCCCAGCCAGCCCCGTGGATTACCTGAAGTATCCGATCCAGACCCTTAAGGTGGGCGCGTTGGGAACCCATAACACCCTCGGCCTGGCCCGGGTCAAGGGCGCCCGCTATATGCTGGCCTCCACCAGCGAGGTTTACGGCGACCCCCAGGTCCACCCCCAGCCTGAGACCTACTGGGGTCATGTCAACCCGATCGGCCCGCGCGGCGTCTACGACGAGGCCAAGCGGTTCGCCGAGGCCATGGTGATGGCCTATCACCGGGTCCACGGCCTTCGCACCCGCATCGTGCGCATCTTCAACACCTATGGCCCCCGCATGCGGCTGGATGACGGCCGGGTGGTCCCGAACTTCATCGGCCAGGCCCTGCGTCGGGAGCCCCTCACGGTCTACGGGGACGGCTCCCAAACCCGCAGCTTCTGCTACATCGACGACCTGGTGGAAGGGATCGTCCGGCTGCTGGAGGTGGAGGAGCCGGAGCCGGTGAACCTGGGGAACCCGGAGGAGGTGAGCATCCGCGCGTTCGCGGAGATCATCAACCGGCTGACGGGGAATCCGGCCGGGATCCGCTTCTTGCCGGATCGGCGGATCCCGGGAGATCCCCAGCGCCGCTGTCCGGATATCACGAAAGCCCGCCAGCGGCTGGGGTGGAGCCCCCAGATCCCCTTAGAGGAGGGCCTGCGGCGAACGATCCGCTGGTTTGCGGAACGGCTGCAAAGGTAG
- a CDS encoding response regulator translates to MARLLIVDDDPDARRLIGLVLRRAGHEPLYAEDGFRALELMEREQPDLVILDLMLPGMDGFEVLEAMRQRPNLATMPVVVLTAKAQLGSAVGSKLMNVHAYLTKPVSAETLVRTVQEVLTEIRIPASRERRALEIACVESWPGCAGELLAAALAAALAEHAPTLLIDVEGNGRGAFVFDLEPRMSLEELEAGADPTRGLGAPRDGLQVWSIDRPLGPALVDRVAERLTSQARFVVWMPGDPLGPVAARVLPRCQRVLLTFESHGPGLRRARAVLRGLEGIGIGLPAVEPVWVRRWAVPEPWTEAQIRHRLNDVPIRTWPVDPVTAYRALQEGRPIHEIEPESPTARRIREWVEELVPLI, encoded by the coding sequence ATGGCTCGCCTGCTCATCGTGGACGATGATCCGGATGCCCGCCGGCTGATCGGCCTTGTGCTCCGGCGCGCCGGTCACGAGCCCCTCTATGCCGAGGATGGGTTCCGGGCGCTGGAGCTGATGGAGCGGGAGCAGCCCGACCTGGTGATCCTCGACCTGATGCTGCCCGGGATGGACGGCTTCGAGGTTCTGGAGGCCATGCGGCAGCGGCCGAACCTGGCGACGATGCCGGTGGTGGTTCTGACCGCCAAGGCCCAGCTGGGATCCGCTGTGGGATCGAAGCTGATGAACGTCCACGCCTATCTCACCAAACCTGTCTCTGCGGAGACCCTGGTCCGCACGGTGCAGGAGGTGCTGACGGAGATCCGGATCCCGGCATCGAGGGAGCGCCGGGCGCTGGAGATCGCCTGCGTGGAGAGCTGGCCGGGGTGCGCGGGAGAGCTCCTGGCCGCCGCCCTGGCGGCGGCGCTGGCCGAACATGCCCCCACGTTGCTGATCGATGTGGAGGGGAACGGACGGGGTGCCTTCGTGTTTGATCTCGAGCCCCGGATGAGCCTGGAGGAGCTGGAGGCGGGCGCGGATCCCACGCGGGGCCTGGGCGCTCCACGGGATGGGCTTCAGGTGTGGTCCATCGATCGCCCACTGGGTCCGGCGCTGGTGGACCGGGTGGCGGAGCGGCTGACCTCCCAGGCCCGGTTTGTGGTCTGGATGCCGGGGGATCCTTTGGGACCGGTGGCTGCGCGGGTGCTCCCCCGATGCCAGCGGGTTCTCCTCACCTTTGAGAGCCATGGGCCGGGGTTGCGGCGGGCCCGGGCGGTGCTCCGCGGGCTGGAGGGGATCGGCATCGGTCTGCCTGCGGTCGAGCCTGTCTGGGTGCGCCGCTGGGCGGTCCCGGAGCCGTGGACCGAGGCCCAGATCCGCCATCGCCTGAACGACGTCCCGATCCGGACGTGGCCGGTGGACCCGGTGACCGCCTACCGGGCGCTCCAGGAAGGCCGGCCGATCCATGAGATCGAGCCTGAAAGCCCCACCGCGCGACGGATCCGGGAATGGGTGGAGGAGCTGGTTCCGTTGATTTGA